The following are encoded in a window of Halalkalicoccus subterraneus genomic DNA:
- the nasA gene encoding assimilatory nitrate reductase NasA, giving the protein MSEPVPTTCMRCAVGCGHLQHGADRGYGIGGISGDPAHPVSGGLACGRGLRETSEPDGQWLTRPLLRKDGELVPTSWDTALEVATNALADARARDPNRVAVLGSGQQTNEAAYLLGKLARGAIGTRNYDANTTLCMASAVTAYYDAFGSDGPPPTYDDIPEADVHLIWGANPAVAHPVLFRWLRNSEGRLIVVDPVESESADHADDHVSLEPGTDLALARAVLARLVETERVDRAFVDEHTEGFEALVEELPPVGEAAATAGVSPEDVETLATAFEERTLVYWGMGINQSTQGTASAGALIDLCLASGNLGEGAGPFSLTGQANSMGTRVCSSKGTWPGHREFTDPAHRETVAETWNVPVERLPDDPGPGPVGIGQAMAAGEVDGRGPSAGGTESPPADVCYTVATNPVAGLPDAARAREAFEDTFLIAQDAFKTETTALADVVLPAATWGESEGTTTNMERSVSRVRAATDLPGGVRQDLDIIAALGRELAPAVFDRPPLEPRAVYDELRGLTYGTPADLSGIDYGRLETELAVRWPAPDEESAGGYRYRTEEGWAFETPSGRARFSSGQHATLPEATDEEYPLTLTTARKADEYNTGVRTRTGPDEPPIARLHPETMSGTDAHVHDGLLVVRSRRGTVTVRTEIDERIPEGVVWLPIHHPEVNELTLPETDPRSDEPNYKQCAVRLLTPSEPVGQPAAARGD; this is encoded by the coding sequence ATGAGCGAGCCGGTTCCGACGACCTGTATGCGGTGTGCGGTCGGCTGCGGACACCTTCAACACGGTGCCGACAGGGGCTACGGGATCGGGGGGATCAGCGGCGATCCCGCCCACCCGGTGAGCGGGGGGCTGGCCTGCGGGCGGGGGCTGCGCGAGACCAGCGAACCCGACGGCCAGTGGCTCACCCGGCCGTTGCTCCGCAAGGACGGCGAGCTCGTGCCCACGAGCTGGGATACGGCCCTGGAGGTCGCCACCAACGCCCTAGCCGACGCCCGCGCCCGGGATCCCAATCGAGTCGCGGTGCTCGGAAGCGGTCAGCAGACCAACGAGGCGGCCTACCTGCTGGGCAAGCTCGCCCGCGGCGCGATCGGCACCCGCAACTACGACGCAAACACCACCCTGTGTATGGCAAGCGCCGTCACCGCCTACTACGACGCCTTCGGCAGCGACGGCCCGCCGCCGACCTACGACGACATTCCGGAGGCCGACGTCCACCTGATCTGGGGGGCCAATCCCGCCGTGGCCCATCCCGTGCTCTTCCGGTGGCTCCGGAACTCCGAGGGGCGACTGATCGTCGTCGACCCCGTCGAGAGCGAGAGCGCGGACCACGCCGACGACCACGTCTCCCTCGAACCCGGTACCGACCTCGCCCTCGCGCGGGCCGTCCTCGCACGCCTGGTCGAGACCGAGCGAGTGGATCGGGCGTTCGTCGACGAGCACACCGAGGGGTTCGAGGCACTGGTCGAGGAGCTTCCACCCGTCGGCGAGGCGGCCGCGACCGCCGGCGTCTCCCCCGAGGACGTCGAAACGCTCGCGACGGCCTTCGAGGAGCGAACGCTCGTCTACTGGGGGATGGGGATCAACCAGAGCACCCAGGGGACCGCCTCGGCGGGCGCGCTGATCGATCTGTGTCTCGCCTCGGGGAACCTGGGCGAGGGGGCGGGCCCGTTCTCGTTAACCGGGCAGGCGAACTCGATGGGCACGCGGGTCTGCTCCTCCAAAGGGACGTGGCCCGGCCACCGCGAGTTCACCGACCCCGCCCACCGCGAGACGGTCGCCGAGACCTGGAACGTCCCCGTCGAGCGCCTCCCCGACGACCCGGGGCCCGGCCCCGTGGGAATCGGGCAGGCGATGGCCGCCGGCGAGGTCGACGGACGAGGCCCGTCCGCCGGAGGGACGGAGTCCCCCCCTGCTGACGTCTGCTATACGGTCGCGACCAACCCGGTCGCGGGTCTGCCCGACGCGGCGCGGGCCCGCGAGGCGTTCGAGGACACGTTCCTGATCGCTCAGGACGCGTTCAAAACGGAGACGACCGCGCTCGCGGACGTCGTCCTGCCGGCGGCGACCTGGGGCGAATCCGAGGGAACGACGACCAACATGGAGCGGTCTGTCTCGCGGGTGCGTGCCGCCACCGACCTTCCGGGCGGGGTCCGCCAGGACCTCGACATCATCGCCGCCCTCGGTCGGGAGCTCGCCCCGGCAGTCTTCGACCGGCCGCCGCTCGAACCTCGGGCGGTCTACGACGAGCTACGCGGGCTTACTTATGGAACGCCCGCCGACCTCTCGGGGATCGACTACGGCCGTCTGGAAACCGAGCTGGCGGTGCGCTGGCCTGCCCCCGACGAGGAGAGCGCGGGCGGCTACCGGTATCGCACCGAGGAGGGCTGGGCGTTCGAGACGCCTTCCGGGCGGGCACGGTTCTCGTCGGGACAGCACGCCACGCTCCCCGAGGCCACCGACGAGGAGTACCCGCTGACGCTAACTACTGCCCGGAAGGCCGACGAATACAACACGGGCGTGCGGACCCGGACCGGTCCGGACGAGCCGCCGATCGCTCGGCTCCATCCCGAGACGATGTCGGGAACGGACGCACACGTCCACGACGGGCTTCTGGTCGTTCGCTCCCGGCGCGGGACCGTCACCGTTCGGACCGAGATCGACGAACGGATCCCGGAGGGCGTCGTCTGGCTGCCGATCCATCACCCGGAAGTCAACGAACTGACGCTACCCGAGACCGATCCGCGTTCGGACGAACCGAACTACAAACAGTGTGCGGTGCGACTGCTCACGCCGTCGGAACCAGTCGGTCAACCGGCCGCCGCACGCGGCGATTAG
- a CDS encoding YkgJ family cysteine cluster protein encodes MEVNCAGCAGCCIDWRALSSSDIDHERRGPREPLDDAYNLVPLTRDDVRAFVEAGLGDAMTPRLWEDEEGVEIDGTTLAAVGEKPAFFVGLRKPPKPVGPFDQPPNWLPTCAFLDPTTLQCRIHGSETYPQECAEYPGHNLALEAETECERVESAFGGERLLDGEVPEGLTGLLLGPGALGQKVFVHPEPDELEGVIERLREGRATDADRAEFVAWASASAPGTTSHSDDVYERTRTRVLETASWVGESIDEWEANAGSDPEPTLVEVIEERRGAPSTPGWSDASNG; translated from the coding sequence ATGGAGGTGAACTGTGCGGGCTGTGCGGGCTGCTGTATCGACTGGCGGGCGCTTTCTTCGAGCGACATCGACCACGAGCGCCGTGGTCCTCGCGAGCCGCTCGACGACGCCTACAACCTCGTTCCGCTGACCCGCGACGACGTCAGGGCGTTCGTCGAGGCGGGGCTGGGCGACGCCATGACCCCGCGGCTCTGGGAAGATGAGGAGGGCGTCGAGATCGACGGTACGACGCTCGCGGCGGTCGGCGAGAAGCCGGCGTTCTTCGTCGGGCTGCGAAAGCCGCCGAAGCCGGTGGGGCCGTTCGATCAGCCCCCGAACTGGCTCCCGACGTGCGCCTTTCTCGATCCGACGACCCTCCAGTGTCGGATCCACGGCTCGGAAACCTATCCGCAGGAATGTGCCGAGTACCCCGGACACAACCTCGCATTGGAGGCCGAAACCGAATGCGAGCGCGTCGAGTCGGCCTTCGGCGGCGAACGCCTGCTCGACGGCGAGGTCCCCGAGGGACTCACCGGGCTGCTGTTAGGACCGGGGGCGCTCGGCCAGAAGGTGTTCGTCCACCCCGAGCCCGACGAACTGGAGGGAGTGATCGAACGCCTGCGGGAAGGGCGAGCCACGGATGCCGACCGCGCGGAGTTCGTCGCGTGGGCGAGCGCCTCCGCACCGGGGACGACGAGCCACAGCGACGACGTCTACGAACGTACCCGAACCCGGGTGCTGGAAACGGCCTCGTGGGTCGGCGAGTCGATCGACGAATGGGAGGCGAACGCGGGAAGCGATCCGGAGCCAACGCTCGTCGAGGTGATAGAGGAACGCCGCGGGGCGCCGTCGACGCCGGGCTGGAGCGACGCGTCAAACGGGTGA
- a CDS encoding DUF7530 family protein has protein sequence MGTEPDFGDTWTYESIVSALPGIGLSNRAAVAFQFALFQVGVVVFSVLYGAWTAFLAGTAAVVVAAGGSVMMLRMGELGRSVSVSSAYKRMLFGSNIEVVLSVLAFIALVTYLFVVDPARSGTPLLNELFGPEPSMVLVYFTLLVCWDLCYRIGASWWIGVVSLWRALRYPVDPEMASTLGSVDRLNVCFGLLQVILLPFVSAHPTLVATLVGHIVAVTTVSGSSYLIANSRR, from the coding sequence ATGGGGACGGAGCCCGACTTCGGCGACACGTGGACCTACGAGAGCATCGTCAGCGCGCTTCCGGGGATCGGCCTCTCGAACCGGGCCGCCGTCGCGTTCCAGTTCGCGCTCTTTCAGGTCGGTGTCGTCGTCTTTTCGGTGCTCTACGGCGCGTGGACCGCGTTTCTCGCCGGCACCGCCGCCGTCGTGGTCGCCGCCGGGGGCAGCGTGATGATGCTTCGGATGGGGGAACTCGGCCGGTCCGTGTCGGTCTCGTCGGCCTACAAACGGATGCTCTTCGGCTCGAACATCGAGGTCGTCCTTTCCGTGCTTGCGTTCATCGCGCTCGTGACCTATCTGTTCGTGGTCGATCCCGCACGATCGGGGACGCCGCTGTTGAACGAGCTGTTCGGCCCCGAGCCGTCGATGGTGCTCGTTTACTTCACGCTGCTCGTCTGCTGGGACCTCTGTTACCGGATCGGTGCGAGCTGGTGGATCGGCGTCGTCTCGCTGTGGCGCGCTCTCCGGTATCCGGTCGATCCCGAGATGGCGTCGACGCTCGGCTCCGTCGACCGGCTCAACGTCTGCTTCGGCCTGCTACAGGTGATTCTGCTCCCGTTCGTCAGCGCCCATCCCACGCTGGTCGCGACGCTCGTCGGTCACATCGTCGCGGTCACGACCGTTTCGGGGTCGTCGTATCTGATCGCTAACAGTCGGCGCTAG
- a CDS encoding DUF6757 family protein: MRCHYCDREAAVSAESDGVRVGLCEKHFQERLEELAESEELAELQQRLDVDREG, translated from the coding sequence ATGCGCTGTCACTACTGCGACCGCGAAGCGGCCGTCAGCGCGGAATCGGACGGGGTCCGGGTCGGTCTCTGCGAGAAGCACTTCCAGGAGCGCCTCGAGGAGCTCGCCGAGAGCGAGGAGCTGGCGGAGCTACAACAGCGACTCGACGTCGACCGGGAGGGTTAG
- a CDS encoding type 1 glutamine amidotransferase translates to MSIPRIAVLDASHGDRNTKRNFRRELDASLSEFDVTAGELPESFDYDAAVVTGSRSSVYWDEPWIAPTKAWIGDAIGRDLPFLGICYGHQLLADVLGGTVEGMGEYEIGYNEIAHTDDSPLFAGIDETFLAFTSHSDAVVELPPDAEPLAENEYSNHGFRKDHVFGVQFHPEYDMETAAGLTRRKDLSEERRDTVLEGITEENYAAACEAKLVFENFLGYVRGLADHAEQKSEQSAAAD, encoded by the coding sequence GTGAGTATTCCCCGTATTGCAGTTCTCGACGCCTCCCACGGAGATAGGAACACGAAACGAAACTTCCGACGCGAACTCGACGCATCCCTGAGCGAATTCGACGTTACCGCCGGCGAACTTCCCGAATCGTTCGATTACGACGCGGCCGTCGTCACGGGTTCGCGCTCGTCGGTCTACTGGGACGAGCCCTGGATCGCCCCCACGAAAGCGTGGATCGGCGACGCCATCGGGCGCGATCTTCCCTTCCTCGGGATCTGCTACGGTCACCAGCTGCTGGCGGACGTACTCGGCGGCACCGTCGAGGGAATGGGCGAGTACGAGATCGGTTACAACGAGATCGCTCACACCGACGACTCCCCACTGTTTGCGGGGATCGACGAGACGTTCCTCGCCTTTACGTCCCACTCTGATGCCGTCGTCGAACTGCCACCGGACGCCGAGCCGCTCGCGGAAAACGAGTACTCGAACCACGGCTTCCGGAAGGACCACGTCTTCGGCGTCCAGTTCCACCCCGAATACGACATGGAAACCGCCGCGGGCCTCACCCGACGCAAGGACCTCTCCGAGGAGCGCCGCGACACGGTTCTAGAGGGAATCACCGAGGAGAACTACGCCGCCGCCTGCGAGGCGAAACTCGTCTTCGAGAACTTCCTCGGGTACGTCCGGGGGCTCGCGGACCACGCCGAACAGAAAAGCGAGCAGTCGGCCGCCGCCGACTGA
- a CDS encoding 4Fe-4S dicluster domain-containing protein — MAIDPQFDQNREKAGTHKGHDVWGPVEEPEQLGIHGTHVAVDFDVCLADGACLEDCPVDVFEWVDTPDHPESEIKADPANETQCIDCMLCVDVCPVDAIDVDAGRI, encoded by the coding sequence ATGGCGATCGATCCGCAGTTCGATCAAAACAGGGAGAAAGCGGGTACCCACAAGGGCCACGACGTCTGGGGCCCGGTCGAGGAACCCGAACAGCTCGGGATCCACGGCACGCACGTCGCCGTCGACTTCGACGTCTGTCTCGCGGACGGGGCGTGTCTGGAGGACTGTCCGGTCGACGTCTTCGAGTGGGTCGACACGCCGGATCATCCCGAAAGCGAGATCAAAGCCGATCCGGCGAACGAAACCCAGTGTATCGACTGCATGCTCTGTGTCGACGTCTGTCCCGTCGACGCCATCGACGTCGACGCGGGTCGGATCTAA
- a CDS encoding thiol-disulfide oxidoreductase DCC family protein, producing MVAVIRAPPRLVYDDDCGFCTWCVEYADSRGAFEPVGFSELTPDQRARLPDDYESCVHLLTDDAVYSCGRAVEEIGARLGPAERTTVKLFRMVPGYDRSREWLYEVIADQRALWGRFVRR from the coding sequence GTGGTCGCCGTGATCCGAGCCCCGCCCCGGCTCGTCTACGACGACGACTGCGGGTTCTGTACGTGGTGTGTCGAGTACGCCGATTCGAGGGGCGCGTTCGAACCCGTCGGCTTCTCCGAACTGACGCCCGATCAGCGCGCCCGGCTTCCCGACGACTACGAGTCGTGTGTCCACTTACTGACCGACGACGCGGTCTACTCCTGTGGACGGGCCGTCGAGGAGATCGGCGCGCGCCTCGGACCGGCCGAGCGCACCACGGTAAAGCTCTTCAGGATGGTTCCGGGTTACGACCGGAGTAGGGAATGGCTGTACGAGGTGATCGCCGATCAACGGGCGCTCTGGGGGCGCTTCGTCCGCCGATAG
- a CDS encoding DUF5784 family protein — MARPLRFRHSPQSWSEDRLHRDLFHPLDDALGARCSTPWFSPGGHYDARRFDMDNGDTALFIWDAEEAYWMGNTQTPSTLWRTEKYTFEEVPYHVARWAQRELLAELHEAEPWLAAYPHLSWFFLPVFCSKDGRETTRGFFREHAVGFPDSTRGEACGWYESILHTGVLDEYRYVMASKLGTSDRLDPVRMSATMSEFTVAHLLTDAGYEITPEIEVTTGHSIDFRAEKDGTGTLVEVTRPLPPTRRAANTAVAAVKETAETKTSGQLAEHGGGITLFVDCSSFRDDEWAQVSGEQPAVGHRPAMVFRARPSGRIEAYSTGSLPVGLDETVEWV, encoded by the coding sequence GTGGCTCGTCCGCTCCGCTTTCGACACTCTCCCCAATCGTGGTCCGAAGACCGCCTCCATCGCGACCTGTTTCACCCGCTCGACGACGCGCTCGGCGCGCGCTGTTCGACCCCCTGGTTCAGCCCGGGCGGGCACTACGACGCCCGACGCTTCGACATGGACAACGGCGATACGGCCCTGTTCATCTGGGACGCCGAGGAGGCCTACTGGATGGGTAACACCCAGACCCCGAGTACGCTCTGGCGAACCGAGAAGTACACCTTCGAGGAGGTCCCCTACCACGTCGCACGCTGGGCTCAGCGCGAACTGCTGGCCGAACTCCACGAGGCCGAACCGTGGCTCGCCGCCTACCCGCATCTCTCGTGGTTCTTCCTGCCCGTTTTCTGCTCGAAGGACGGCCGGGAGACGACCCGCGGGTTCTTCCGCGAGCACGCCGTCGGCTTCCCCGATAGCACCCGCGGGGAGGCCTGTGGCTGGTACGAGTCGATCCTCCACACGGGCGTCCTCGACGAGTACCGGTACGTCATGGCGAGCAAACTCGGCACGAGCGACCGGCTCGACCCCGTCCGTATGAGCGCGACGATGAGCGAGTTCACCGTCGCGCATCTCCTGACCGACGCCGGCTACGAGATCACCCCCGAGATCGAGGTGACGACCGGCCACTCGATCGACTTTCGGGCCGAGAAGGACGGCACCGGTACGCTCGTCGAGGTGACACGCCCCCTGCCGCCGACGCGTCGGGCGGCGAACACGGCGGTCGCGGCGGTCAAGGAGACGGCCGAAACGAAAACGTCGGGTCAGCTCGCGGAACACGGCGGCGGGATCACCCTGTTCGTCGACTGCTCGTCGTTTCGCGACGACGAATGGGCCCAAGTCAGTGGCGAACAGCCCGCGGTCGGCCACCGCCCCGCAATGGTCTTTCGGGCCCGTCCGTCGGGGCGGATCGAGGCCTACAGTACGGGATCGCTTCCGGTCGGGCTCGACGAAACGGTCGAGTGGGTCTAG
- a CDS encoding PHP domain-containing protein, translated as MVYADLHVHTTASDGTMTLPEVPVAARTAGVQVVAITDHDRPHPELDAPVSDRGGVRIVRGIELRVDSPEGAVDLLGYGVRETNALSELVEWVQTSRIERGREIIRRVENELGIELDLEPVAGLGRPHVARAIAAHPGSGFDYEGAFAELIGANCPCYVPREIPGFDRGLSALRESCALVGLAHPFRYPDPEAALSLTDRLDAVERWYPYGRPVDTALVEGAVERNDLVPTGGSDAHDDRLGRAGLDEPAYRAVGARLP; from the coding sequence ATGGTGTATGCGGATCTGCACGTTCATACGACCGCTTCCGACGGCACGATGACCCTCCCGGAAGTCCCCGTCGCCGCGCGGACCGCCGGCGTGCAGGTCGTCGCGATCACCGACCACGACCGCCCTCATCCGGAGCTCGATGCCCCCGTCAGCGATCGCGGCGGGGTTCGGATCGTCCGCGGGATCGAACTTCGGGTCGACTCCCCGGAGGGCGCAGTCGACCTGCTTGGATACGGCGTGCGGGAAACGAACGCGTTGAGCGAACTCGTCGAGTGGGTCCAGACCAGCCGGATCGAGCGCGGACGCGAGATCATCCGCCGGGTCGAAAACGAGTTAGGAATCGAACTCGACCTCGAACCCGTTGCCGGGCTGGGTCGGCCACACGTCGCTCGCGCCATCGCGGCCCATCCCGGATCGGGGTTCGATTACGAGGGGGCGTTCGCCGAACTGATCGGCGCGAACTGTCCGTGTTACGTCCCGCGGGAGATCCCGGGGTTCGATCGGGGACTCTCGGCGCTCCGGGAGTCGTGCGCGCTCGTCGGCCTCGCACACCCGTTTCGGTATCCCGATCCCGAGGCCGCCCTCTCGCTGACCGACCGCCTCGATGCGGTCGAACGGTGGTACCCTTACGGCCGGCCCGTCGACACCGCGCTCGTGGAAGGGGCCGTCGAACGGAACGACCTGGTCCCTACCGGCGGCAGCGACGCCCACGACGACCGCCTCGGACGCGCGGGGTTGGACGAACCGGCCTACCGGGCGGTCGGTGCCCGACTGCCGTAA
- a CDS encoding acyl-CoA dehydrogenase family protein, whose translation MLDYVGLEDELDDEARSFRDSAREFVDEYVRPGIAEHYEAGTFPEEVIPEMGERGFFATNLDGYGLPDASETAYGLVMQELEACDSGLRSMASVQGALAMYPIHAFGSEDQKDEWLPPMGNGEAVGGFALTEPDHGSDAGSMETRAERDGEEFVLNGEKRWCTNSPIADVLVVWARDASSEDEPVRGFLVETDRDGLEIEAIDGKLSLRASSSGEFTMENVRVPDENVLPGVEGMKGPLSCLTQARYGIAWGAVGAARDCFEEARAYATDREQFDKPIGGFQLQQEKLAEMATEITTSQLLAHRLAELKERGDMRPQHVSMAKRNNVEMARDQSRIAREMLGGNGITDEYSPMRHMANMETVYTYEGTHDIHTLILGQDLTGIAAFE comes from the coding sequence ATGCTCGATTATGTGGGACTCGAGGACGAACTGGACGACGAAGCACGGTCGTTTCGCGACAGCGCCCGCGAGTTCGTCGACGAGTACGTCCGCCCGGGGATCGCAGAACACTACGAGGCGGGCACTTTTCCCGAAGAAGTCATCCCAGAGATGGGCGAGCGGGGTTTTTTCGCGACGAACCTCGACGGCTACGGCCTCCCTGACGCCAGCGAAACCGCCTACGGGCTGGTGATGCAGGAGCTCGAAGCCTGCGACTCGGGGCTGCGCTCGATGGCCAGCGTTCAGGGCGCGCTCGCGATGTACCCGATTCACGCCTTCGGCAGCGAGGACCAGAAAGACGAGTGGCTCCCCCCGATGGGGAACGGCGAGGCCGTCGGCGGCTTTGCGCTCACCGAGCCCGACCACGGCTCGGACGCGGGAAGCATGGAAACCCGGGCCGAGCGCGACGGCGAGGAGTTCGTGCTGAACGGCGAGAAACGATGGTGTACGAACTCGCCCATCGCGGACGTATTGGTCGTCTGGGCGCGCGATGCATCGAGCGAGGACGAGCCGGTGCGGGGCTTTCTGGTCGAAACCGACCGCGACGGGCTCGAAATCGAGGCCATCGACGGGAAGCTCTCGCTTCGGGCCTCCAGTTCCGGGGAGTTCACGATGGAGAACGTCCGCGTGCCCGATGAGAACGTTTTGCCCGGCGTCGAGGGGATGAAGGGGCCGCTGTCGTGTCTCACCCAGGCGCGCTACGGCATCGCGTGGGGGGCGGTCGGGGCGGCCCGCGACTGTTTCGAGGAGGCCCGCGCGTACGCGACCGACCGCGAGCAGTTTGACAAACCCATCGGCGGGTTCCAGCTCCAACAGGAGAAACTCGCGGAAATGGCGACCGAGATCACGACGAGCCAGCTGCTCGCCCACCGGTTGGCTGAGCTCAAAGAACGCGGCGACATGCGGCCCCAACACGTCTCGATGGCCAAACGCAACAACGTCGAGATGGCCCGCGACCAATCGCGGATCGCCCGCGAGATGCTCGGGGGCAACGGGATCACCGACGAGTACTCGCCGATGCGCCACATGGCCAACATGGAGACGGTCTACACCTACGAGGGCACCCACGACATCCACACGCTGATCCTGGGTCAGGACCTCACCGGTATCGCGGCGTTCGAGTAG
- a CDS encoding NAD(P)H-binding protein codes for MHVLVTGATGFVGERLVEPLLNAGHEVRVFVRDAADYRGPREIDVYEGDLLEPETIPPALEGIDAVYYLVHSMGGGGEFEEMDRKLAANVRDAVSEAGTDRVIYLGGLGDERDELSGHLRSRREVEYVLEEGSYDLTALRAAVIIGSESASFELIEQLAHRLPVMITPRWVRTDCQPIAIDDVIAYLVGVLEEAETAGRTFEIGGPDVMSYQEMLQVTSEKLGKRLHILPVPVLTPTLSAYWVSLVTDVDRDIAHALAAGMKNPVVVTDDRIRRHLPIELTPFETAVARALGEE; via the coding sequence ATGCACGTGCTGGTGACGGGCGCAACCGGGTTCGTCGGCGAGCGATTGGTAGAGCCGCTGCTGAACGCGGGCCACGAGGTCCGGGTGTTCGTCCGTGACGCGGCGGACTACCGGGGTCCCCGCGAGATCGACGTCTACGAGGGCGATCTCTTGGAACCCGAGACGATCCCGCCCGCACTGGAGGGAATCGACGCGGTCTACTACCTCGTCCACTCGATGGGCGGGGGCGGCGAGTTCGAGGAGATGGACCGCAAGCTCGCCGCAAACGTCCGCGATGCGGTGAGCGAGGCGGGGACCGACCGGGTGATCTACCTCGGGGGACTCGGCGACGAGCGCGACGAGCTTTCCGGCCATCTGCGCTCGCGCCGGGAGGTCGAGTACGTTTTAGAGGAGGGCAGTTACGACCTGACGGCCCTTCGGGCGGCGGTCATCATCGGCTCCGAGAGCGCGAGCTTCGAGCTGATCGAACAGCTCGCCCACCGGCTGCCGGTGATGATCACCCCACGATGGGTTCGCACCGACTGCCAGCCCATCGCCATCGACGACGTGATCGCCTACCTGGTGGGCGTTCTCGAGGAGGCCGAGACGGCCGGACGGACCTTCGAGATCGGCGGGCCGGACGTGATGAGCTATCAGGAGATGCTGCAGGTCACCTCCGAGAAACTCGGAAAGCGACTCCACATCCTTCCGGTTCCGGTGTTGACGCCGACGCTGTCGGCCTACTGGGTCAGCCTCGTCACCGACGTCGACCGGGACATCGCTCACGCGCTGGCGGCCGGGATGAAAAACCCCGTCGTCGTCACCGACGACCGGATCCGCCGGCACCTCCCCATCGAGCTGACTCCCTTCGAGACGGCAGTCGCACGGGCGCTCGGGGAGGAGTAG
- a CDS encoding DUF5789 family protein: MCYTSTNGLFEDHSYPTTTRDLIDRYGEQTLELAGGSQTIGEVLSVAGEETFESAEEARYAVYAGMGSEAIGREGYTDRDPEPPGTNGHAPVSF, translated from the coding sequence ATGTGTTACACTAGCACCAACGGGCTGTTCGAAGACCACAGTTATCCGACGACCACCCGCGATCTGATCGACCGATACGGCGAGCAGACCCTCGAACTGGCCGGCGGCTCCCAGACGATCGGTGAGGTCCTGAGCGTGGCCGGCGAGGAGACGTTCGAGAGCGCCGAGGAGGCTCGATACGCCGTCTACGCGGGCATGGGTAGCGAGGCGATCGGCCGCGAGGGCTACACCGACCGTGATCCCGAACCGCCCGGAACCAACGGTCACGCCCCGGTCTCCTTCTAG
- a CDS encoding DUF5786 family protein → MSMGAYDDDEHERREKKSTTVDTDFDDDRSEYRGTLEFDSGESAEDLLDQFRRIKSS, encoded by the coding sequence ATGTCAATGGGTGCCTACGACGACGACGAACACGAGCGCCGAGAGAAGAAGAGCACGACGGTCGATACGGACTTCGATGACGACCGCTCGGAGTACCGCGGCACACTCGAGTTCGATTCGGGCGAGTCGGCGGAGGACCTCCTCGATCAGTTCCGGCGGATCAAATCGAGCTAG